A window of Apium graveolens cultivar Ventura chromosome 8, ASM990537v1, whole genome shotgun sequence contains these coding sequences:
- the LOC141679901 gene encoding uncharacterized protein LOC141679901: protein MRMINNGDPTLLTLKKDLIKKLNIALVEEESLFLQKYRVKWMGLGDGNNSFFHKQCKANWNHNKVLALQDSGTMVHGQLLCSNLAVSYFKNLSGPEIVHSCIDLEPVDCKVLTEAQTTLLCAQVTDAIIIDNLKKMKKNKAPGPDGFNVEFFLATWSTTRPDLCPSVKNFFETWFFPQV from the coding sequence ATGCGTATGATCAATAACGGAGATCCCACCCTTCTTACATTGAAAAAAGACCTCATTAAGAAGCTCAATATAGCTCTTGTCGAGGAGGAATCTTTATTTCTTCAAAAATATAGAGTGAAGTGGATGGGGCTTGGAGATGGAAATAACTCTTTTTTCCACAAACAATGTAAAGCAAATTGGAATCATAACAAGGTGCTAGCTCTTCAGGATTCGGGAACCATGGTGCATGGCCAGTTACTGTGTTCTAACTTAGCAGTCAGTTACTTCAAAAACCTGTCGGGGCCTGAGATTGTTCACTCTTGTATTGATTTGGAGCCTGTGGATTGCAAGGTCCTTACTGAGGCCCAGACTACTTTGCTTTGTGCTCAAGTTACAGATGCTATTATTATTGATaacttgaagaaaatgaagaaaaatAAGGCTCCCGGGCCTGATGGCTTTAATGTCGAATTTTTCTTGGCTACCTGGAGCACCACAAGGCCTGATTTATGTCCTTCAGTAAAGAATTTTTTTGAGACTTGGTTTTTCCCTCAGGTATAA